A window from Capricornis sumatraensis isolate serow.1 chromosome 5, serow.2, whole genome shotgun sequence encodes these proteins:
- the LOC138080338 gene encoding platelet glycoprotein 4-like translates to MGCNRNCGLITGAVVGAVVALFGGILMPVGDMLIEKTVKKESVLEEGTIAFKNWVKAGANVYRQFWIFDVQNPEEVAVNSSKIKVKQRGPYTYRVRYLAKDIITQDSKTHTVSFLRPKGAIFEPSLSVGTENDTFTVLNLAVAATPHLYPSTFVQIILNVFIKNSNSFMFQKRTLKELLWGYKDPFLSSVPYSIPTTVGVFYPYNNTADGVYKVFSGKDDISKVARIDTYKGKKHLSYWPSYCGMINGTDGATFPPFIEKNQLLQFFSADICRSFYAVFGAEINLKGIPVYRFVLPSRVFASPLQNPDNHCFCTEKIISKDCTLYGVLDISKCKEGRPVYISLPHFLHASPEIAEPIEGLSPNEEEHSTYLDVEPITGFTLQFAQRLQINILVKPAKNIVALKGLKQNYLVPILWLNETATIGDEKAEMFRNQVTGKINLLALIEMILMSVGAVIFIAFTISYCSCRLKNAK, encoded by the exons gAATCTGTCCTTGAAGAAGGtacaattgcttttaaaaattgggttAAAGCAGGTGCTAATGTTTACAGACAATTTTGGATATTTGATGTGCAGAATCCAGAGGAAGTGGCAGTTAATAGCAGCAAAATTAAAGTTAAGCAAAGAGGTCCTTACACGTACAG aGTCCGTTATCTAGCCAAGGATATTATAACCCAAGACTCTAAGACCCACACAGTTTCTTTCCTACGGCCCAAAGGTGCCATCTTTGAACCCTCGCTATCAGTTGGAACAGAGAATGACACATTCACTGTTCTCAACCTGGCTGTAGCA gCTACACCCCATCTCTATCCAAGCACATTTGTTCAGATAATACTCAATGTATTTATCAAAAACTCAAACTCTTTTATGTTTCAAAAGAGAACTCTGAAAGAACTATTGTGGGGCTATAAGGATCCATTCTTGAGTTCGGTTCCATATTCTATTCCTACGACAGTTGGTGTGTTTTATCCT TACAACAATACTGCAGATGGAGTTTATAAAGTTTTCAGTGGAAAAGATGACATAAGCAAAGTTGCCAGAATTGACACATATAAAGGCAAAAA GCATCTCTCCTATTGGCCAAGTTATTGTGGAATGATTAATGGTACAG ACGGAGCCACATTTCCACCTTTCATTGAGAAGAATCAGCTACTACAATTCTTTTCCGCTGACATTTGCAG GTCATTTTACGCTGTGTTTGGAGCCGAAATTAATCTAAAAGGAATCCCTGTGTATAGATTTGTTCTTCCATCCAGAGTTTTTGCATCTCCACTTCAAAATCCAGACAACCATTGTTTCTGCACAGAAAAAATTATCTCCAAGGATTGCACCTTATATGGTGTGCTAGATATTAGCAAATGCAAAGAAG GAAGACCTGTGTACATTTCACTTCCTCATTTTCTACATGCAAGTCCTGAAATTGCAGAACCTATtgaaggcttaagtccaaatgAAGAGGAACATAGCACATACTTAGATGTTGAACCT ATAACTGGATTCACTCTACAATTTGCACAACGGCTGCAGATCAATATACTAGTTAAGCCAGCAAAAAATATTGT AGCATTAAAGGGTCTGAAGCAGAACTATTTGGTGCCTATTCTTTGGCTTAATGAG ACTGCCACTATTGGTGATGAGAAGGCAGAAATGTTCAGAAATCAAGTGACTGGAAAAATAAATCTCCTTGCCCTGATAGAAATGATCTTAATGAGTGTTGGTGCAGTGATATTTATTGCTTTTACAATATCATACTGTTCATGTAGACTGAAGAAtgcaaaataa